The genomic region aggaatacttttaattattttaatttgaatagtagcttttaacccggaagcatgtaaggctgcctacttcattcttagatgagaggctgaTATTCAACACATGTTTCCTAAAAAAAGgagaaagcaatttttcctatctttccAATAAAAGAGATGACATCAACTGAAACAAAGTTTAGTACACCATTTCCataggtttaataaagaatgaacagatgTAGGGAAACAAATCTGTCCTCAAACATGAATCCTCtccaaaagaaaacaaacactcaaaggaagaaatatcagaagaataataattttttgcaatggaaagatccttactattatttgattagatagacatatgcaaagacatgtatctacacagattcaaaacccacagattttccttctcccaagaacagtatgatcattctatatatatattcttatgcaacaaaggcacaatAATACATTTATAAATCTTTTTTCATTCCAGATTtagcagtctgattcttccttctacaaaatagaaaatacacaaaatagagggaaaaactaaccaaaattggtcaccaaatctaaccccttttctatctatctttccttaatttatagttttagaacaggggaggtctccctgaaaacttgacctcccCCGTAAATAGTTAAAAAAACCAACAAGATGTATTTTGGGATAGATGTCctgaagtctttgcataaccatgagaaattacaaaaataaagggaAACGAGCCTGAATCAATGCATTATGctgcttttccatcatcatcatcctctccgctttcaCGGACGTCGTGagcggttgtgagttcttgaacaatggattggttAGAAACTTTCATCGCGTTGAGTTTTGCCTtcaccacctctttattccaccggtgcttcaccatTTTTTCAGCATATTTCGgcaactgatcatttccaatgaaagtcatagactcaatcctagccacccttgttataccTTCCggggtgaaattacccttggccttgattttctccatgttcatCCAGAAAGACTTGATTGCAAACTGTGTGTTCAACCCGCAAATTTCCAACTGctaatcatggtcagggttaaccaccttgttatcattaactatgctACACTGGAGATCCTGGAGTTCGTAAACATAGTTCTTAGCATCggtgatcacagacttgaaggtaagcactcaccacattatgattttcttcagcacaaaaagctgacattcatctgccaccagcttgattgagtgttccgtcaaaaacctggtaactccatattcttctattttggcaaacaagggcaagatattctgccatttgtgctcctccttctcccacgACATAAGCTAATTTTGAACTTCGGCAATAAGACTCTGTATCTCATCGCATAGCCTCTAAGAGTCAGTAACGTACTTCTCGCCGTctttgattattccctcaatccatttctccaggGCTTCGGCAATACTCTTGGCccattgaacttggctcattagctttttatttttcaacgaagttgggtcgaagttctctgtagcatgagatattgggagtggcCCAAAGAAACCAATACTATCAATGAACTGGGCCAGAAagtttatgtgtcgctttagttctctcttttctcgcccatccttctctgacctagtgagcattttctttaacgatacctagaagaaatgattgtctatgtctctactcatgtttcccaattccaccttcGTGATCTCGAAATCATtggggctagcctccttgttttcatccttgggtttgtacGAGGCAATTTCGGCAACCCATTTTCTagttccctcatcattgtccaGGCGAGCGGCAGTCTTGAACCTCTtcagctttggattcttctctgtgtacttaacgaccatttccTGAATCGAAATAGTCACGAGAAGAAAATTCCACTTTTTGTTCATggaggtggtcaaccacttaggagttgcactagaaCCAATGGTTCCTTCGATCattttggaaggtggtgtcatagccacagtcaccataTGAGACTCCAGAGCACTAGCAACATCGccatccaagtcttcaatttcaaatatttggGAATCGAGAATGGTATCTTTCACCCCTATATCCTTTGCctaatccatctttctttgagcggcacttcGGGACTGGGTATGTTGAGGAGTGCAAAAATCCAAAGctaaattagacctatgtctagGCTAGGGCAGtttgttatccttacctgcacgaacaggcATAGAAACATTGTTAGAAAGATATtttggtgaaggtagaggatccttattacttctcgcAGAATTAGACTTAACGCCTAATTTTGTTGCTTTGTTATTGGCCACCCACGCCACGGTCCTTTCCGAAACACCTTTAGTCCTtaactgtatatcatctttctcttcctcatcccagttaattggaggcatttcaacttCTGCATGAGCTAAGTATCCTAGTTCAAATAGCTCTAAATAGTCCTCTTGgagccccttagtatccaactttatctgcaatgaaacaacttgttctaacactaatctcatgtttccccttttgaatacctcgagttcatctgtacaatcttcccagaaatcctctaattgtggcattgggaggtatggcattagaccaagactttgggaaaatcccttattatcaaaacctttccttttaggatacagggaaaaattgaaattcctgagatctgctccaatactcagAGCATCAGACATTGAACTGCAAGACAAcacgcccaattggatgggaaaatgaccttcccatttatccctgggttgtgccttttttattacagaGGTTAGTTGTCTGCATATCTCtgccagaacaaagcaatctgaatagAAGTGAGGGAgtttgaagggctcctcttcaaagctgTCTACCCATATGTAACAGAAGCGTGGAAACTGGACAGAAAAACTACCATACCTCTTTATCAAAGCCTGTGCATCAtcggagattcttttggctttcatatccttcaattcatgacacatgtCACCCaaaaaagcattgtgcacccttctgaaatcctgtaagGATTTacccttttgcagcatgggatagaactcatatatgggaacatcctcctcagtgagctatttcggtattccaaccaactcccTAACAcaggccaaacaatacaagagatatgaagacatgaagaagttttgtttgaACTATTTAGCCATACTCAATTGTTCTCTCATCgaatcaacaatcaatttagtgcaatccaaatattgcttcccttctaaaaccagctgcatgtagcaataaatccagtcgtcgaaGCTATAAGCTTTAGTGGATTCTCTGgcccggtgcaacaaaagcataacgTCATGAATGTGagacaacatgtgattcttattaggattctttggtaacctggaaccacctctttgaggaaccttcaaccagagttttgctacattgttacggtATCCGGCTCTGTCtacgttgaactcggtgattgactgagcaggggaaaagttggagaactggtaatcaggtatcttgaagactgaggaaattacttcacgatttatggcaagaagAGTTTCACCATTGTttctcctaatggtttcagacattgggtcatatctagcaatacattcccaaatcaattctgggcaaggaatggctgggggaaaagttGCGGCTTCTATGAGACTgttactcaaaatctccacaccaaaaaaCTTGTCagttcccttgaacaccctctctttcaacacctcaaggttttcccgttttaggtcagtatcactaactatgggctTAGTGGATGCCAGGCTAGAAATgttcccaaacaaatgtagtgtggacttcataatttaaaACAAAAAGCCTAAACTGGTTGCAACAAAATTTTCtataagagagaaaatgcaagcaaaatccactagagagaacaagaaaaagactcaccttcacagttgaacaaccagatgacaactagcagcaaacaagactcttatccaggaaaaacaaaaatACAGCGACAAGGAACAAATGCAGAgcactaacaatccttcataccttattagtgaaggcaatgatacaaaaacattgaatgcaataattccaattttcagcctgagtgtgttaagtttgtggattagacatcacacgcatgcattgaatgcatggtggcatttttgaagtaaccaccagttcccaaaatgattactttCTTTGAAAAACCGaggattgacgtcacttaagacatggttctgcttcttcatatttggcaatgaatgcaccatcaaatcattaaaacccacaggacccaccaactttgaacacatatgaacatcctgaacagacttcatgggcgttcaagtagttcaagatgtatgccGTGCTCAAGGAGAATTTTGCCAAGAAAACTAATAATATCAAGCTACTAACCaattgtgctatattgaacatgttgaacgcGTTTGAACCTCTTTAActtagttcaatgagttcaaaacctggagagaaataaagtaacatatcaccgaacaagaaactttaagagagccgctgcaagacacttagagaatatattagtatgaaaaacctccctgaacacctaggaacctatggaacctaaatgaacctgttgaacccggttcaaaatggttcaacgtgttcacagagttcaaccaattacctaaACTTGACATTTTTGATTGAAAAAGGAGTTACAGACatactaaggacttgaaccaaggtgtCACAAGAAAGATTAGGACTCTGACTAAAAATTGTATAGGATGACACACTCTTCTCATGAGGAATTTAAATGACACAGTAACAAAATGCAGCCAAGATATTAGACTAGAATAACAAAGATGATAAAGCAAAGGctattatgtatttttctctttctaACACTAAATTGCATCACATAGATTTAGATAAATCATCAAATAAAATCTAAGATAATTTGAATAAATTGTATGGAGCCAAAGCAGTCAATGCAAAATTTTCTCTAAAGCTTCAATTGTTTAGGTTCAAGATAGAAGATGGGATGACAATGTCCAACTATATAAGTAATTTGAGATCTCTTATTAGACAGCTTGCAGAGGTTAAGGCtcctatagatgatgatgatgctagggCCATATTATTTAAAAACTTGCCTTCAAAATACAAAAAAGTTATTTTCACGCTTAGTCAAATACCTTCACAAACTCTAGAAGGTATGATTTTGTCTCTTCTAGTAGAAGATAAGAGAACAaaagaagaatcaaaagatgatCCTGAGGAGAAATTACTATATTCAAGAAGCAACTACAAAAAATTAGACTCTTAGGAAAAAGCACTTTATTCAAGAAGTCATAGAAGGTCAAAGAGAATCAAGCATTTTTATTGTAATAAAAAGGGTCACATATCTTGAGATTGTAGAACTTGGGCTAGTGATGTACTTAAGGGAAAAGTAAAAGAACAATTTGATGAAGGAAATGTTTCTTGCATTGAAGATGAAGATTCCACAAATGATGAATGTATTATTAATGACTCTTCTCCTAGTGCCAATAATTCATTTGGTGCCAATGGTGCATTAGCACTATAAAATTTCAAATCTTGGAGGCTGGTGGCACTAGTGGGTAAAGGAGTTTTATCATATCAAGTTAGCTTCTGTCTTTGAGATGATTTCTTTTGTATGAGAAGCTTTTCGGGTTCTAATCTTTCTTGTTTCTTTCTATCTTCTTTGTCGATGCTAACAAATTTCAAGAATGCATGTGTGAAGGTTATATTTTGGAGATGAGTTTGAGATTTGGTGTTCAGCTCaacatggattgttgttgagaaagCTTCAGAGTATATGATTGAGAATTATACCCTTTCACAGTCATTAGACAATGATAGATATTTTTTGTATTCCTTAGGAATTATTTTTGAATAATTCAAGGCTCTGTGATTCGAGAGTTCGGGACCAAGAGCCTAAGAACACACCTTAAAGGCACACTATTCTGAGGGTCAAGAAATAGCTTGATGGAGCCCCGCTTggttcaatattttcttcttcaagagaagGTCTTCTAAAAGTGTGTATTTAATTTATGTAACTGACATGTGTTATTGTGTAATCCTTAAGAGGGGATCCCTAGGGCAatatgaatttgatatttttaggatcaatgtaataaggggggaatgCTAGTGTAATTAGTATTACATTGCACTTGTTTGTTGTAGTTTGTTGGTAACTATCTAACTATCAATTGTCCTATCATGCATTGTATAAAATGTTCTCCATTGTGTTGAATAAAACAATCGTTTCTTTTACTACACTCCCACAAAATTTTACTTATTTAGTTCATCAAATAGGTCCCATTCGCATTTATTAGTTTAGTTTATATGGGGTACCCATAGGATAGTTATTACTTTATGCCTTTAATCATAATTTTAAGGTACGTGTCTTAACTTATGCAATCTTATGTATTACATTGGCCTATATAACTAAGTGGTTCCCTTTGTCATCTCAATCGAACCTATTATAATCTATCACTTGCATCTTTTGAGAGAATATCATGATTCTCTCATATTTGATCTCTCTTATGTTTTCATTAAATTTCGTAGATCTTGGGTGGCTGCAATATTTAGACAAATCTTACATGTTATAGGTCATTTATACCAATTTTGACAAAAATAGATGGATTAGGTGGGAAAAAATTATTATAGTTTATACTATATTCCTTTTTATTGTAGATTTAAAGttgttatgaaatgaaatggactTTAAGAGACTCTAAAAGGAAAATTAGAAGATAGTTAGGTTCCTTTATCGTCCTATCATTTAAACATTTCCTTGAAATAATTTCGTGCTATACTAAAAATTTAGTGCTTATGAAGGAAAATCAATTCAGTTTCATACTTTTCCCTATAGTGGATTAAGAATGATTATATTGGAACAAATTCTTCTTTCATTCTTTTTTGCACAATAATAAAAATGAAGTTATTGATGAGAATTAAGAGAGGCTCCTTAGGGGTTTCTATTAATTATAGATTAATCAAGTTCATCGACAAAGGAAAAGGAGGAGGCAATATTGGTAACCTATTACTTTACTCAATACCTCTTACAAGATCATAACCAAATCCTCAAGATGAATAAAATATATCACCCAATATATAGTGCACTAAAAATAATATACTTCTTAGGCAACCAAAACACACACAACTTAATAGTTCCCTCAAAGAAAACTAGTTAAGCCCAACATACTACCCAAGATTCCTTTATCATCGAACTTAATTTTGACAAATCCTATGATCATATCTACTAGCCATTCAATCTTAATATGCTAAAATGGTTGGATTTTGTACTAATGACATCAATCAAATTATAAATTGTTCATTGATGATAGCATGAGAATTATAGCTAATTAAACGCTCTCATCACAATTGAGTGAAAAGTCTAGAGCTATCTCTCACTTTGAACTAACAGAGTTGTTTTTGGTAAACTAACTTTGCTTAAATGGGTTTCAAATGAAACCATGTGACTTAATGGGTTTCACCTAAAACTTTTTTTATCAAAATAGTTcaatacaaaagaaaaaaatagtttGCATGTcgtttgatatgaattttattttatgtCCATTAGTTTTGAGAGAAATAATGTAAGTaaacttttttttttgcaataatGTAACTAGAAGAATTTTGAGCAAAATCCTTTTACTAAAAGAAAATATTGAACTAGTAGCCCATTCAATATTATAGTATTTATTTTTGAGCAAATGCGTTTGTCATGGAAATCTAAACATTATACTTTTTGAAAATGCGGAAAGTATTAAATTTAAGGTTTACATATAGATTCTTCCATCAATCACCCTACCACTTTACCTCAATGCTAAATGAAATTGCAAGTTTAGCCATTCAAGATACGGTAAGATTAGTTTCCAAATCCGGAAGTCCGAAGTTATTGTTTAGTCGTAACTTACAACTCTGaatgtctcatttcttcttataaCCATTCACTTCAAATACCTTCATAGCCAAAAATGTTTGTTCTTCGCATTTGATTAATGTTTCAGGCGTCGTTTTGTCTGTGTGTAGGATTGCGTGTGTAGTGCACATATACTTCATTGTCTCTCAATAGTTCATTTTTTGGGAGTATCTCATCGGTTATGGCCTTGTGGGCTTTTGGTTATAGTAGGGTAGTGTTTTTTATTTGAAAGGTTGATGTCAAAGCAAACAAAATCTGACGCGAGAATCAGCACCCTGTTTTGTTTCTGAGACGATGATACATTACGGAAGAGAGGAGAAATTGGACAGCCTTTAGGCTCCAAGTTTAGGTGGTTAAATGCTCTGGTAGCTGTTTGCTTTATTGTCGCTAAGCGGGTTTGCTGGTTGACGTCTTGGATTGTTGATGTTAATTTTGTATTGGTTTTTGTAAGCTTTAATCCAACAATTAAAAACAATTGCGTTTATTATTTAATAGAATGCTATTAGAAATCGATATTCGTGCACTCGTGATTCTAGGAAATCAACGTAGAACATTGAATGCTTAAAGATAAAAATAGATATACACACAATGCCAGGGGTAGCTTCTGAAACTCCTAAAATACATTGGAGAATAAAATAATTTAGCAGACAAAACCAGCAAGGATCCAAATTTAGCTGGTACTGGAGATTTATAGTGTCCAGAGTCCGCCAGCCTTGCTTGAAAACCTTTTATATGGGAGAGCGAGGTGAATGGGTGTTGGAAGACACAAAGAGAGCTGCCTCCCGCATTAGTCTTCTGTTGTTGGAGTTGTGATTATTCTGGTCATTGTCTTCTTCTTTGAAAGAAACATGAAAACCATGCTCTTCCTTTTCAAAGATCATCAGATCAATATGCTTGCACTTGCGCGAGAGTTTTATGGCTTCGTAGTACTCGGCGCCTCTATCCCTCAAACAATCTTTCCCTCCCAATACAACTAACATGGGAGCAATGTTAATTACGCTACTTAATTGCGAAGGAAAATACATGACCGGGTTGCTGAATGGGTGATCTCTATTCCCATGCGCTTCAACGGGCAACGCCAACCTCCAAAATGTATCACAATTTTCTACATTCACAAAAACATCGCTTGGACATACATTCTCCGACTGTGTACGATCTTCCCCTCCAAAGAAAGGCTGAAGCAGAATTGCTCCTCTGATATTGTTAAAGAAATCACAAGCTTGGGCTCGCATGAGGAGATGATGAGCTATATTCCCTCCCGAGCTCTTCCCAATCACAAACACGTTGCTCAGATCGGAATAGGCATCGAGCCAGGGATCAGAAGGGCGCTCAGGGGAAAAAAGCCATTGGAGTAGAGCCATGGAGTCGTCGTAGGCGGCAGGGAGGCGATTCTCCGGGGCCAATCTGTAATGCACGGAAACCATCATCACTCCTAAGCTGGCAGCCCACTTTTCGCAAAATGTGTGGGAAGCGACAAACGCGGGTGAAAGGAAACAAAAGCCGCCGCCGTGGATGAAGAGCGCAACAGGTAACTTGGAAGAGGTGGGTTTAAACGGAGGAAGGAAGAGGCGCACCCAAATGCCGAGTTCCTCCTCTATTACAACATCTCTAGTACTGTTATAAGAGAGAGGAACGTTCACAATGAGATGGTTATCAGTGCGAACGATGCTTCCATCGTCATAAAGTTTAAGTGCTCCTGCAAAGTCCTCCACCAAAGTTGGCACTTGAATTTCTTTTTCTATGCCCATCCTCAGCTCCCTGCTTTGATTTGGTTATTGACACAATACCCTCCGAGCTCTATTTAAACTGCAAACTTGTTTTGTCATTAGTGGGTTGCAGTCATTCCTACTACATCGGACTAGATCCGTACAATACGGAGATTGTGCCAGATGGAAGGTAGAGCATCTCTCCAGGATTCCAGGTCAAGTTCAATGTTTTCGAAGTTCTATCACAAACATTTTCCTGCTAGTTTGGTTATTGTGagcattaatatatataaattttaaatatagatTCCGATGTTCACAGAGGAGGGTTGGTTTATTTTCTCTCTATATTTGTTGAGTATGCCTGACTtcgtattattttttataaattgaaaCTACTCCTATTTGATTGGCTTGAACAGCCAACGTGGATTACAATACCTGAATTACTTATGTTTTTGTTATTTGAGCTGCTTTGAAGAAAAAAGCATAGGAAGGAGTGCTGTGTTTTATAATCGTGGCTCACATGGGTAGCATTTCCTTTGAATGTattgagttttatttttatttttttagatcatttgaaattatatatatatatattttaacataATATTAGTAAAGCTTAGGTTTCATATACCTAACGCTCAAACTTATTTTTCAATGATAAACGGGAAATTAGGAATCAcattttggtgtgcaatgggtaggTTGAAGAGGTATGAAAGatcaattaggaaaaaaattggtctattttttgcatacatttatgtAGTTAATGAGGTCAATTGGTAAATCATTTAGtgaatgatgttgtttgtgcaacaaaagtcTCCATGAAGTGATAGCTTTAGATCAACTAgacatccacttacaaggatccaaaTGCAAGTAGAACAAAACCTCAAAATCGAAAAGAAAATTAGACTCCATTGCCAACAGGCTCATATTATGTTTACAATAGGGAGAAAAATGAAGAGATGGGGAAAGAAAAGGGAATAGATAGATGAGGGAAGAacaagagagtgagagagaggtaacaggatagagatagagatggaagtgatatatatatatatatatatatagagagagagagagagagagagagagagagagagagagagagagagaaatataaaatagatagagagagatagagagagattgggtagacagagagagggagaaagaaagaAGGATGAATATAGATATATGAGATAAGAAATATATATAGATGgggagatatagataaagggagagatatagatagtagGACAATATATATAGATAGAATGAgagctctttatatctctatatctcttgaATTATCTTTATGTTTCTCATTATCTGTCAATCTCTCTTCCTCACTTTCACCTATTTCTCTCTATATTTGTGTTCCCTTCTCGCTTCCTCAATCCATGTTTTTCTTTGTCCCCCCCCTCCTACCCTCTCTCTTTAACTCTcaatctctctacctctctatatatATCCATGTCTCTTATTTCTCTTAATTTATCCATCTCTCTATCTGAATCTCTCCTaccatctctatctctttctctatcccTATTTATTCATCTATATCTCCatttctctttctatctctctatatttgtttgtttgcctctctatctctctatttcactttatctcttgtttctttctttttgtatccaccccctctctctatatctccatTTATATCTTTGTTTATCCCGCTCTAACTCTTTATCTCTGTTTAGGGATCAAGATATAAAGAGAtgtggatagggagagagagaaaaatagagatcgagagatggagagaggaataGGGGAGATAGAGAAAGTGAGAGAGAAAGAGGCATAGTTATAGATatataggaagagaaagagagattgaTATATATGGAAGAGAAAGACAAAGAGAGGTAGAGATggacagatagatagatagatagatagatagatagatagatagatagatttgtaTAGACAAAGGGGGGAAGCAAGTGAGAAGTAGAGATAGAcagagagaggaggagatagagagagggggaaagAAGAGGACGATAAGTGGAGGGAGAGGTTTAGGTAGAGAGATGAAGAGGTGGAAGAGAGGGAGGTGTAGCTTtgtatagagagggagagggatagatgtAGATAGAGATTCATATATACAAAACAAAGAGAGA from Cryptomeria japonica chromosome 3, Sugi_1.0, whole genome shotgun sequence harbors:
- the LOC131033752 gene encoding probable carboxylesterase 15, which translates into the protein MGIEKEIQVPTLVEDFAGALKLYDDGSIVRTDNHLIVNVPLSYNSTRDVVIEEELGIWVRLFLPPFKPTSSKLPVALFIHGGGFCFLSPAFVASHTFCEKWAASLGVMMVSVHYRLAPENRLPAAYDDSMALLQWLFSPERPSDPWLDAYSDLSNVFVIGKSSGGNIAHHLLMRAQACDFFNNIRGAILLQPFFGGEDRTQSENVCPSDVFVNVENCDTFWRLALPVEAHGNRDHPFSNPVMYFPSQLSSVINIAPMLVVLGGKDCLRDRGAEYYEAIKLSRKCKHIDLMIFEKEEHGFHVSFKEEDNDQNNHNSNNRRLMREAALFVSSNTHSPRSPI